The DNA sequence TGCCAGATCCACGCCTGACCGGGGTGCCATTTGCGCACGTCTTCTTTCCAGTCGATCTTCACGCTTTCCAGGGTGCGGGTGGCCAGCCAGTCACGAGCGACTTCGATGCCGGGCGCGTAACGCGAATGCCAGGCGAACAGACCGCTGACGCCTTGCGCCTGGATCTGATCCACCAACACCATCGCCTCACCCAACGTGGCGCACGGCGGTTTTTCGACCAGCACGTGTTTGCCAGCGGCCAGCGCTTGCTGCACCAACGCGAATCGACCTTGCGGTGGCGTGCAAAACGCGATGGCGTCGACCTGCGGCCCCTTGTCGAGCAGTTCGCCCAAGGACCGGAAATTCTCTACGCCGGGGCAAGGTTGCCCTTGCGTGGCGACAGACACCAGCTGGAACGCGGGGTTGGCGAGGATAGCGGGATGGTGTTGATCCTGGGCAATCTTGCCGTAGCCCACCAGACCGAGACGAATCGGTTGCATCAATGACTCCAGTTTTTGTCTTTATGATGGGTCAGCAAACTAGACGTAAATCGCGTGGCGGACAATGGGTTGTCGAGCCTTCGCAAGTATTTCAAGCCTGCTCCTGTTCGCGCCGTTGTTCGCGGGCAGCCGTCATGACATTCGAAATCCGGCCGAAAAACGGCTTCAGGCGCTCACGGGGTGCATCGTGTTCCACCACCAGGGCGGCGACCTCTTCACACGCCGCCACTTGATAGTGAGCCACGCTGGACAGCTTTTCATTGGTCACGGCCGCCACCACCTGACCGCTCGCGGCGACCACTGCGCGCTTGAATTCTGCGTCCTCCAGACCGAACGCCGTGACGCCGTTGTCCGGGTCAATGGCGCAGGCGCCGAGAAAGCACACGTCAAAACTGAATTGGCGCAATTGCTGTACCGCCGTCAGCCCGATCGCGCCTCCCGCCACCGGGTTCAAACGGCCGCCCAACAGGATGACCTCGGCATGAG is a window from the Pseudomonas brassicacearum genome containing:
- a CDS encoding Gfo/Idh/MocA family protein, whose protein sequence is MQPIRLGLVGYGKIAQDQHHPAILANPAFQLVSVATQGQPCPGVENFRSLGELLDKGPQVDAIAFCTPPQGRFALVQQALAAGKHVLVEKPPCATLGEAMVLVDQIQAQGVSGLFAWHSRYAPGIEVARDWLATRTLESVKIDWKEDVRKWHPGQAWIWQPGGLGVFDPGINALSIATHLLALPLFVESAELRVPSNCQSPIAASIKMSDARHLDVRAEFDFDHGHDELWSIEIRCREGVLRLDNGGALLSIDGVRQAVSHEGEYAAVYRHFQQLIADKTSDVDLQPLRLVADSFFVGSRAAVEPFYD